Part of the Fusobacteriaceae bacterium genome is shown below.
AGATTACCGCTCCACGCAAAATAATGAAATAGCCGTTTTCAGCGATAGAATAGAAATCTACAATCCGGGACGCTTCCCAGACGGACTAACGCCGGAAGACTATATTCACGGGAATCCTCGCCCGATTAAACGCAACCCGAATCTTGCGCAGCTTTTGTATTATTCAAAGGATATTGAGAGTTTTGGAACCGGCTTGCAGCGAATCGTGGCCGCCTGTGAGGAAGCGAAAGTAAAGGTTTCGTTCGAGACACTAAAGCTCGGGTTTGTCGTAGTGTTTCACCGCCCGACTAGCGATTTTGCTACAAAGGATACTAACTGGATAACCAATGACCAGAGAAATGCCCCTGCAAGCATTGGCAACACTGTAAAAGACACTGTAAAAGACACTGTAAATGTGTTGCAGGCGAAAATATTAGGAGGTCCCCCGTAAATGAAATCATACCGCAAAGAACTGCATTTCCACACGAAAACCCGTCGGGCCTTTGTAAACATCACGCCGCAAGTGGAAGCGGCGTTGGCTGAGAGCGGGATCCGCGAAGGCCTGTGTCTTGTGAACGCCATGAACATCACGGCCAGCGTATTGATCAACGACAATGAAAGCGGTCTGCACAGCGACTTTGAAAAGTGGCTGGAAAAGCTCGCGCCCGAAAAACCCTATGACCAGTACGCCCACAACGGCTACGAGGACAACGCCGACGCACATTTGAAGCGCACCGTCATGGGACGGGAGGTCGTGGTCGCCGTCACAAACGGCAGGCTGGACTTCGGGACCTGGGAGCAAATTTTTTACGGAGAATTCGACGGCAAGCGCGACAAGCGGGTATTGGTGAAGATCATCGGGGAATGACGAAGGCGCCCGCAAATAGTCGTTGTCAGAAAGGAAAAAACATGCTACAATAACGATTATACAAAGCGGTCCGAGGGACCGCGGGGGGAGGTAAAAAATGGCGGAAAAAGAAGAAAACATCACGATCCGCGCCATGGTCGCGGAAGATTACGACGCGGTGTACGCGCTCTGGAAACGGACGGAAGGTATGGGCCTGCGCGCCATCGACGACTCGCGGGAGGGCATCGCCAAATTTCTGCGGAAGAATCCTGAGACGAACTTTGTGGCGTTGAAGGCGGGTCAACTTGTCGGCGTGATTCTCGGGAGCTATGACGGCAGGCGCGGCTACGTCTACCATACGGCCGTCGAAAGCGAACTGCGCGGACAAGGGATCGGGAAGGCTCTTGTCAATACGCTCCTGGCCAAATACAAGGAGATCGGCGCGACGAAGCTCGGCCTGATTGTACTGACAAACAACCCCGAAGGCCTGAAATACTGGCAAAAACGGGGCTTTGTGCTGCGGACCGACAACCATTACCTGAGCTATACCGTAGACCCTGAAAATATCTGACCCGGGTTTGCGGGCAGCGACCGGAGTGATGAACTTTTCCCCCGCGGATGAGGCCTGGTTAAGTAAAGAGGAATTTTATGCGTTTCAAATTGCAATCGAAATATGAACCTACGGGCGACCAGCCCGAGGCCATCGAACAGATCGTCAACAATATCCATAACGGCGTCAAGGATCAGGTGCTCCTGGGCGTGACGGGCTCGGGAAAGACATTTACCGTGGCCAATGTCATCGCGCAGACCCAGCGGCCGGCCCTCGTCCTCGCGCCCAACAAGACCCTGGCCGCCCAGCTCTATTCCGAGTACAAGGCCTTTTTCCCGGAAAACGCCGTGGAATATTTCGTCTCCTACTATGATTACTACCAGCCCGAGGCCTATATTCCGTCTACGGACACCTATATCGAAAAGGACTCGTCCATCAACGACGAGATCGACAAGCTGCGCAACGCGGCCACCGCGGCCCTGATCAACAGGCGGGACGTGATCATCGTCGCGTCGGTATCGGCCATCTACGGCCTAGGTTCCCCCGAGACCTACAAAAAGATGACGATCCCCCTGGACAGGCTGACCGGCATGCCCCGGAAAGACTTGATCCGGCGGCTGATCGCTCTGCGCTACGAGCGGAACGACATCGCCTTCGAGCGGGGAAAATTCCGCGTCAAGGGAGACGTCGTCGATGTGTATCCATCGTATACGGAAACGGGCTACCGCCTCGAATACTGGGGCGACGAGCTCGAGGAAATCTCGGAGATCAATACGCTGACGGGGCAGAAGATCAAGAGAAATCTGGAGCGGATCATCATTGCTCCGGCGACGCAATATCTGACTGAGGACGGCGACGAAGAACGCGTCTTTCAAGAGATCCGGCAGGACCTTGTGACGGAGGTCGACGCCTTTTCCCAAAGGGGGAAGCTCCTCGAGGCCCAGCGCTTGAAGCAGCGGACGGAATATGACCTCGAGATGATCCGGGAGATCGGGTACTGCAAGGGCATTGAAAATTATTCCCGCTATCTGGCCGGAAAACAGCCGGGGGATACGCCGGACACGCTGCTGCGGTATTTCCCGCGGGATTTTCTCATTTTCATCGACGAATCCCACATCGCGGTCCCGCAGATCCGCGGCATGTACCTCGGCGACCGTTCCCGGAAAGTTTCCCTTGTGGAAAACGGCTTCCGGCTCAAGGCGGCCCTTGACAACCGGCCCCTGCGCTTTGACGAATTCCGGGACATCGCGGGACAGACGGTCTTTGTTTCGGCGACCCCGGGGGATTTTGAGGTGGACGCCAGCGGCGGCTGTATCGCCGAGCAGCTGATCCGGCCCACGGGCATCGTGGATCCCGAAATCGACGTGCGGCCCACAAAAAACCAGATTGACGACTTGCTCGAAGAGATCCGGATCCGGGCAAAGAAAAAAGAGCGGGTCCTGGTGACGACGCTCACAAAAAAAATGGCCGAGGAATTGACGGAATACTACATCAATCTGGGCGTAAAAGCCAAATATATGCACTCGGATATCGAAACCCTCGAACGAATCGAGATTATCCGCGGCCTGCGCAAAGGGGAATTTGACGTCCTCGTGGGAATCAACCTGCTGCGGGAAGGCCTCGACATTCCCGAAGTCTCGCTGGTGGCCATATTGGAGGCCGACAAGGAAGGCTATCTCCGGAGCCGCCGTTCCCTGATCCAGACCATCGGCCGGGCCGCCAGAAACACCGAAGGCCGCGTGATCCTTTACGGCGACGTCGTCACGATGTCCATGCGGGAGGCCATCGACGAAACAAACCGGCGGCGGGCCAAGCAAATCGAATACAACGCCTTCAATCATATCGACCCCCGGACCATCGAAAAAGAAATCGCCGAGGATCTGATCAATCTTGACTACGCCCTCCCCGTGGACGAGGCGGGGCTCGGGCGCAAGAAAAAATTCACGTCCCGGGAGGATATCGAAAAAGAGATCGGCAAGCTTCAAAAATCCATCGCCAGACTCTCCAAAGAGCTTGATTTTGAAAACGCCATCGTCAAAAGAGACGAAATGCTGCGCCTGAAAAAGCTATTGCTGGAATTTTAGGGCCTTTTTCTGTTTTTTCCGGCGAATTGCGTCTCCGACCTTGACAAAGGGCGAATTTCCGGATATAATAGAAGCAGACAGCAAACCGCCCGTCGCGGAAGGCGATGAAGAAGGCGGTAAAGAAAGCAGGTGAGGTTCCGTGACCAATGTGCATATCCGCTACGCCGTAATGAGTATCAGCCTGCTCGTGATTATTTTGCTCGTTTACCTCATGAAAAAGAAGCGCAAATCCCGCCTGATCGTTGTCGATGACGTCATCGAAAGCTACTATTACCGCTATGGCGGCGATATCGGCTGGATCCGCGGGCAATTCCTCAATTACAAATTCAAATCCCTTTCGGCCATGCTGAGCAGCAAAGACGCCGAAGATTCCGATTTCCGGATCGATATCCTCGAAGGGGAGGACGGAAAGAAAATGAACGTCTACGCGACGGAATACAGCTACAATTCCTCGCCGAAGCTGGAACCCCTGATCCGGGAGCTGCAGTTAACGGAGCAGCAATACGGGCGCTTCCTCGAAAATATCCTCGCGACCTACTGCGTCAAAGGCCCCGACGCCATCCGGGAGCAAATCCGGAACAAGAAAAAAGAAAACAAGCATTAACCCTATTTCACAAGCTTTTTGTAAATCGGAAAGCCGTCGAAGGTCGCGAAATAATCCTTCGGCGTCTCGGCTCTGCGGATCGGCTCAAAGGAACCGTCGGCCTTCAGGAGAATTTCCGCCGAGCGCAATTTTCCGTTGTAGTTGTAGCCCATGGAAAAGCCGTGGGCGCCCGTATCGTGGATCACGAGAATATCGCCGACATCCGTTTTCGGAAGCTTCCGGTCGATCGCGAACTTGTCGTTGTTTTCGCACAGGGCCCCGACGACGTCGTAGGTATGGTCCTCAGGCGCGTCTTCCTTCCCCAGTACCGTAATATGGTGATAAGCGCCGTACATGGCCGGTCGCATGAGATTTACCGCGCAGGCGTCGACGCCGAGATATTCCTTGTAAATGTGCTTTTGGTGCACCGCCGTCGTCACGAGGCAGCCGTAGGGACCGGTCATAAAGCGGCCCGATTCCGTATAAATGGCGATATCCGTCATGCCCGCGGGGCCCAGGATTTTTTCATAGACCCGGCCCACGCCCGCTCCGATGGCCTTGATGTCGGCGGGTTCCTGCTCGGGCGTATAGGGAATGCCGATTCCCCCCGAGAGATTGATGAAGCCGATGTGGACGCCCGTCGCCTGTTTGACTTCCACGGCCAGGGAAAACAATACCTCGGCCAGCATGGGATAATAGTCGTTTGAGACGGCGTTGCTGACGAGAAAGGCGTGGATGCCGAATTCCTTGACGCCTTTGGCCGAGAGGATCCGGAAGGACTCGATCAGCTGTTCTTTCGTCATGCCGAATTTGGAATCGCCGGGATTGTCCATGATGCCGTTGCTGATCCGGAACAATCCGCCCGGATTGAAGCGGCAGCTCATTTTTTCGGGAAATTTCCCGAGGATGGCCTCAAGATAGGGAATGTGCGTGATATCGTCAAGATTGATGATGGCGCCCAGCCTGGCCGCAAGGCGGTATTCCTCCGCCGGCGTGTTGTTTGAGGAAAACATGATGGCGTCGCCCATGATCCCCAGAGCGTCGGAGATCATGAGCTCCGTCAGGGACGAACAATCGCAGCCGCAGCCGCATTGATTCAAGATTTGCACGAGAAAAGGATTCGGCGCGGCCTTGACCGCGAAATACTCCCGGAAGCCCGGATTCCACCCGAAGGCCGCGTTCATAGCCAGGGCGTTTTCCCGGATACCGCGTTCATCGTAGAGATGAAAGGGCGTTGGATACTGTGACGCGATTTCCAGCGCTTTTTCTTTTGTAACAAATGCTCGTTTTTTCATTTTATCCCCCGTTAAAACATAAATCCGAATCTGATTTCAAAGATCGGTTTTTTCTTTCTGTCGATGTCATTGGTCAAAAATACCGCCACAGGCCCCACGAAGGTATCCCAGCCGACGCCGACGCCGTAGCCGGTCACGACGCCCTCGTTGAGGCGCCGGTCCTTCTGGTGGAGGATCTTGTCGGAATGATAGGCCAGGACGTTGTATTTTCCCATGAGATAGAGCGAATTGCGCAGGCGGTACTGGAGTCCGGCGCTCGCGATCGCAAATTCGTCCGTATAGCGCCCCATGGCCGGAAGTCCGAAATAGGTGATGTGATCCTTCATATTGACAAAGCGCCCGCCGCCGATTTTGAAAAGTTTTTCGGCCGTCAGCCGCTCCCCGGTCATTTTTCCGTAGGAAGCGCCGAGACTCAGCGAGAGGTCTTTGGACAGCGGCAAATAGAAATCCGACAGCAGCTTGTAAGCGCTGTAGCGGTCGCTTCCCCGCATGTGCTCCGCGTAGAAGAATACGCCCTTTGTGGGGAAAATCCGGTTGTCCAGCGAGTCAAAGGCCACGTAGGGCCCTGTCATCACGCGGTTGAAATGCCGATCAAAATCGAGAGCGCCCCGTTCGCCTTCGTCGTAAGTGACGCCGCCGCTTTCCCAGGTGAAAGAGAGGCCGGCCACGGCCATTTTGTATATGGACGTAAAAATATCAGCCGTCCCCGTAAATTTGCCGCTGCGATAGGTCGATACATGGTCGCGGTTCCGGAAAATGAACAGCGGATTCTGCTCGTAACCCAGCGAAAAGGCGGAGCCGAATTTGAAGCGCATGGAATCATAGTAGGAGGCGTTGCCGATGGAAATTTTCGGATACTCGGAAATCTCCGCCGCAATGCTGTAATTCCTGCTCCAGACGCCGTATTGGGGAAAATCCACCAGGGCCTTGAGGGCCGCGCCGTAGCGGGACACGTAGCCCAGAGCCGCCCGGACGTGGATGTCATGGCGCTCCCGGACGTCGAAATGTAAAACTTCCCCGTCCAGATGATAATAGAGCTTGTCCACATAGGGAATGCTGTAGATTTCCTTGGCCCATCTGTCGATCTCTTCCCGGCTCAATTGGCGCGCTTTTTCCGGTCTCAGCTTGTTGACATTGCCTAGCGTAAGCGTCTTGTTTCCGCGGAGAACGACGGCGTCCACGGCCCGGTCCTTTTCCCGCGGGGCCCGGTTCCGGAGCGCCTTGAAACGATTGCCGTCGGAAAGGGTCCGGAGCGCCTGGCCGTATTTTTGCGCGGCCGCGTAACCTCTGGCGATCAGCGGCGCCATATCGGTAAAATCCATGTTTTTCTTGTCTCCGACGTCGGGCTCGATGAGGATCGTCGGGAGTTTTTTCAAAAATACCGTGTTCATATCCCCGTGGAACGTCGAGAGCTGCTCGACGACCGTAAAGAGGTTGACTTCTTCGTCGATCACGATGGGATCGGTGCTGACGTTGACGGCAATGATGATGTCGGCGCCCATTTCGATGGCCACGTCGATGGGAAAATTGTTGCTCGCGCCGCCGTCCACGTAGTAGCGCCCCTTGTCTTCGACCGGCGGGAAGACGCTCGGGAAAGACATGCTCTTCAGTACGCCCAGGGCGAGGTCCCCCGATCCGACCACGGCCGCCTTGCTCGTCTGGAGATCCGTCGCCACGGCGCGGAAGGGAATCGGCAGGGCGTCGAAGTCTTTGATGTCTTCGGCCCGGGAAAAGATGGTCTTCAGGTCAAAATAAGTCTGCTGGTTGGAGACAAAGCCCCGGGGCAGGGAGATTTTCATGTCCCGCGTGACGCGGAAATTGATCGGGTATTTCTCATAGGACAATTTTTCGTAGACGTCCGTAAAAGGCCGCTTGCGGGAAACCGCCGCGAAGGGGCTCGTAAAATTCGTGTGGACAAGGGTGTTTTCAATCTCCGCGGGGGAATAGCCCGCGGCGTACATGCCGCCCACAAAGCTCCCGATGCTGGTCCCCACCACGAGATCGAGGGGAACCTGATATTCCTCGAGGGCTTTCAAAACGCCGATATGGGCCGCGCCTCGTGCGCCGCCGCCGCTCAGAACCAGGGCGACCTTCGGTTTTTTCGCGGGCGTCCGGGCGGATTTCCGGGCGGGTTTCCCCTCTTCGGCCTCCCGGATCGGCTGTTCATTTTCGGAAAGAATGGCCTGTTTCAGTTTTTCCAGCTCTTCTTTTTGGGCCAGAAGGCCCTCGATTTGGGCGTCAATGGCCTTGACCCGGTCCTCCTTCGTGAGCGGGGCCGCGCCAAAAATTGCCGCGAACAGCAAAAAGAACAAAATCAGGCTCAGCAAAGTTTTTCTCATCCCGATTCCTCATTTCCGGAAAATTCTGTTTCCATATTTTATCACAAAATCACCCTCTTGTCCACGAATAAGTTGAAAGGAAAGTCTTTTCGGGACGGAATAATGAAAAAGTCAACAAAAATATTGATTTCCATTTGATTTTATCGCCCTCTTGCTGTACAATATACTATAAAGACAGAACATCGGGAAAGTTTTCGACGATGGGTAAAAGTTTGAATCAGGAGGTTTACATGAAGAAAAAACTGATCTGGATAAGCATCGCAACCATGGTGATCCTGGCCGGCTGTAGCGGACTGGGTTCCTCCAAATCCGACTCCTCCCCCGCGCCTGTTTCTTCCTCAAAATCTTCCGGCTCCGGATTTTTGAGCGGCATCTTCAACAGGATCCCGGCGGAACTGCAGGAAGATGTGTACGGCAGAGTCGATGAAAATAACGAATTGTACGGCTTCGGATCCGGCGCTTCGGACAAACTGGGCGCGGCGGCGGGACAAATGCGCGCCATTGACAGCGCCAAGGCGGATCTGACAAAGAAAGTGAGAAAAGAGGTGCAGGCGACGCTCAATACTTACTGCGCTTCGCTGGACGCCTATACCCAAACATTGGTGAAACCCGCCATTCCCGACATGACCGGGCACGCGACGGAGCTCAGCATGTACAATATCCTTCAGAAAGGGGCCTGGGAAGACGACAAGAAGGTATACGCCCTCGTGACCGTGGCCAAAAACGACGTCCACAGCAATACCCGAAACGTATTCCAGACCTTCCTCGACAACATGTCCAGGAAGATCA
Proteins encoded:
- a CDS encoding secondary thiamine-phosphate synthase enzyme YjbQ, translated to MKSYRKELHFHTKTRRAFVNITPQVEAALAESGIREGLCLVNAMNITASVLINDNESGLHSDFEKWLEKLAPEKPYDQYAHNGYEDNADAHLKRTVMGREVVVAVTNGRLDFGTWEQIFYGEFDGKRDKRVLVKIIGE
- a CDS encoding GNAT family N-acetyltransferase, which encodes MAEKEENITIRAMVAEDYDAVYALWKRTEGMGLRAIDDSREGIAKFLRKNPETNFVALKAGQLVGVILGSYDGRRGYVYHTAVESELRGQGIGKALVNTLLAKYKEIGATKLGLIVLTNNPEGLKYWQKRGFVLRTDNHYLSYTVDPENI
- the uvrB gene encoding excinuclease ABC subunit UvrB, with translation MRFKLQSKYEPTGDQPEAIEQIVNNIHNGVKDQVLLGVTGSGKTFTVANVIAQTQRPALVLAPNKTLAAQLYSEYKAFFPENAVEYFVSYYDYYQPEAYIPSTDTYIEKDSSINDEIDKLRNAATAALINRRDVIIVASVSAIYGLGSPETYKKMTIPLDRLTGMPRKDLIRRLIALRYERNDIAFERGKFRVKGDVVDVYPSYTETGYRLEYWGDELEEISEINTLTGQKIKRNLERIIIAPATQYLTEDGDEERVFQEIRQDLVTEVDAFSQRGKLLEAQRLKQRTEYDLEMIREIGYCKGIENYSRYLAGKQPGDTPDTLLRYFPRDFLIFIDESHIAVPQIRGMYLGDRSRKVSLVENGFRLKAALDNRPLRFDEFRDIAGQTVFVSATPGDFEVDASGGCIAEQLIRPTGIVDPEIDVRPTKNQIDDLLEEIRIRAKKKERVLVTTLTKKMAEELTEYYINLGVKAKYMHSDIETLERIEIIRGLRKGEFDVLVGINLLREGLDIPEVSLVAILEADKEGYLRSRRSLIQTIGRAARNTEGRVILYGDVVTMSMREAIDETNRRRAKQIEYNAFNHIDPRTIEKEIAEDLINLDYALPVDEAGLGRKKKFTSREDIEKEIGKLQKSIARLSKELDFENAIVKRDEMLRLKKLLLEF
- a CDS encoding diaminopimelate decarboxylase, which produces MKKRAFVTKEKALEIASQYPTPFHLYDERGIRENALAMNAAFGWNPGFREYFAVKAAPNPFLVQILNQCGCGCDCSSLTELMISDALGIMGDAIMFSSNNTPAEEYRLAARLGAIINLDDITHIPYLEAILGKFPEKMSCRFNPGGLFRISNGIMDNPGDSKFGMTKEQLIESFRILSAKGVKEFGIHAFLVSNAVSNDYYPMLAEVLFSLAVEVKQATGVHIGFINLSGGIGIPYTPEQEPADIKAIGAGVGRVYEKILGPAGMTDIAIYTESGRFMTGPYGCLVTTAVHQKHIYKEYLGVDACAVNLMRPAMYGAYHHITVLGKEDAPEDHTYDVVGALCENNDKFAIDRKLPKTDVGDILVIHDTGAHGFSMGYNYNGKLRSAEILLKADGSFEPIRRAETPKDYFATFDGFPIYKKLVK
- a CDS encoding patatin-like phospholipase family protein, which codes for MRKTLLSLILFFLLFAAIFGAAPLTKEDRVKAIDAQIEGLLAQKEELEKLKQAILSENEQPIREAEEGKPARKSARTPAKKPKVALVLSGGGARGAAHIGVLKALEEYQVPLDLVVGTSIGSFVGGMYAAGYSPAEIENTLVHTNFTSPFAAVSRKRPFTDVYEKLSYEKYPINFRVTRDMKISLPRGFVSNQQTYFDLKTIFSRAEDIKDFDALPIPFRAVATDLQTSKAAVVGSGDLALGVLKSMSFPSVFPPVEDKGRYYVDGGASNNFPIDVAIEMGADIIIAVNVSTDPIVIDEEVNLFTVVEQLSTFHGDMNTVFLKKLPTILIEPDVGDKKNMDFTDMAPLIARGYAAAQKYGQALRTLSDGNRFKALRNRAPREKDRAVDAVVLRGNKTLTLGNVNKLRPEKARQLSREEIDRWAKEIYSIPYVDKLYYHLDGEVLHFDVRERHDIHVRAALGYVSRYGAALKALVDFPQYGVWSRNYSIAAEISEYPKISIGNASYYDSMRFKFGSAFSLGYEQNPLFIFRNRDHVSTYRSGKFTGTADIFTSIYKMAVAGLSFTWESGGVTYDEGERGALDFDRHFNRVMTGPYVAFDSLDNRIFPTKGVFFYAEHMRGSDRYSAYKLLSDFYLPLSKDLSLSLGASYGKMTGERLTAEKLFKIGGGRFVNMKDHITYFGLPAMGRYTDEFAIASAGLQYRLRNSLYLMGKYNVLAYHSDKILHQKDRRLNEGVVTGYGVGVGWDTFVGPVAVFLTNDIDRKKKPIFEIRFGFMF